CTATCGCGAGTATCTCGCGAAGAAGGTCGACATCGACTACACCCACAAGAAGCAGTCGGGCGGCTCGGGCCAGTTCGGCCGCATCAAGTTCACGGTGGAGCCGGGCGAGCGCGGCCAGGGCGTCATCTTCAAGGATGAGGTCAAGGGCGGCAACATTCCGAAGGAGTATATCCCCTCCGTCGAGAAGGGCATCCGCGAGATCGCCGCGACCGGATCGCTGATCGGCTTCCCGATCATCGATTTCACCGCGACGCTGTACGACGGTGCCTACCATGACGTCGACTCGTCGGCGCTGGCGTTCGAGATCACCGGCCGCGCCGGTATGCGTGAAGCCGCCCAGAAGGCCGGTATCAAGCTGCTCGAGCCGATCATGAAGGTCGAGGTCGTCACGCCCGAGGATTATCTCGGTGACGTCATCGGCGACATGAACAGCCGCCGTGGCCAGATCCAGGGCACCGACAGCCGGGGCAACGCCCAGGTCGTCGAGGCGATGGTGCCGCTGGCGAACATGTTCGGCTACGTGAACACCCTCCGGTCGTTCACCCAGGGCCGGGCGCAGTACTCGATGCAGTTCTCGCATTATGACGAAGTTCCGCAGAACGTGGCGGATGAGGTCAAGGCGAAGCTGGCGTAACGCAAAAACATTCGTTATGGGCCGCCGCTTCCGGGCGGCGAGTCCCTTGGACAGATTCGAGAGAAGGTAGGATATAATGGCGAAAGCTAAGTTCGAGCGGAACAAGCCGCACTGCAACATCGGCACCATCGGTCACGTCGATCATGGCAAGACCTCGCTGACGGCTGCGATCACCAAGGTGCTGGCCGAGACCGGCGGCGCCACGTTCACCAGCTATGCCAACATCGACAAGGCTCCCGAGGAGCGCGAGCGCGGCATCACCATCTCGACCGCACACGTCGAGTATGAGACCGAAGCCCGCCACTACGCGCACGTCGATTGCCCGGGCCACGCCGATTATGTGAAGAACATGATCACCGGTGCCGCCCAGATGGACGGCGCGATCCTCGTCGTGTCCGCGACCGACGGCCCGATGCCGCAGACCCGCGAGCACATCCTGCTCGCCCGCCAGGTCGGCGTGCCGCAGCTCGTCGTGTTCATGAACAAGGTCGATCTGGTCGACGATCCCGAGATCCTCGAGCTCGTCGAGCTGGAAATCCGCGAGCTGCTCTCGAAGTATGACTTCGACGGCGACAACATCCCCGTCATCCCGGGTTCGGCCGTTGCCGCCCTCGAGGACAAGACCCCCGAGATCGGCCATGACGCCGTGCTCAAGCTGATGCAGGCCGTGGACGAGTTCATCCCGCAGCCGGAGCGTCCGCTCGACAAGGCCTTCCTGATGCCGATCGAAGACGTGTTCTCGATCTCGGGTCGTGGTACGGTCGTGACCGGCCGCGTCGAGACCGGCATCGTCAAGGTGGGCGAGGAAGTCGAGATCGTCGGCATCAACGACACCCGCAAGACCGTCGTGACCGGCGTCGAAATGTTCCGCAAGCTGCTCGATCAGGGCCAGGCCGGCGACAACATCGGCGCGCTGATCCGCGGCGTCGGCCGTGAAGAGGTCGAGCGTGGCCAGGTTCTCTGCAAGCCGGGCTCGATCAAGCCGCACACCGAGTTCAAGGCCGAAGTGTACGTGCTGTCGAAGGACGAGGGTGGCCGTCACACGCCGTTCTTCGCCAACTATCGTCCGCAGTTCTACTTCCGCACCACGGACGTGACCGGCACCGTCGAGCTGCCCGAGGGCACCGAGATGGTCATGCCCGGCGACAACGTCTCGATCGGCGTCAAGCTGATCGCGCCGATCGCGATGGATCAGGGCCTGCGCTTCGCGATCCGCGAAGGCGGCCGTACCGTCGGCGCCGGCGTCGTCGGCACGATCTCGAAGTAATCGCACTACCGGCCGCCCGGCCCCCGCAAGGGGCCGGGCGGCTTATTCTTGCCCCGCGTAACGCCCGCCGGAACCGTCCGGCGTGTAGGGGTTGGCTCTTTCACATCGGCAGGACATCATGGACACGCAGAACATCCGCATTCGCCTGAAGGGCTTCGATCACCGAGTGCTCGACCAGGCCACCGGCGAGATCGCCGACACCGCCCGTCGCACCGGCGCGCTCATTCGCGGTCCGATTCCGCTGCCGACCCACATTGACAAGTTCACCGTCAACCGTGGTCCCCACATCGACAAGAAGTCGCGCGAGCAGTTCGAGGTGCGCACCTACAAGCGCCTTCTCGACATCGTGCAGCCCACCCCGCAGACGGTCGACGCGCTGATGAAGCTCGATCTCGCGGCAGGTGTTGCGGTCGAGATCAAACTGGCCTAATGGGCCTGCACCGCGCGGGACGAATCGTCCGGCGCGGTGATTCGTTTCCCGGCGAGATCCGGTCGAGACGAGGAAAAGCTAAGGGATACCGAACGGCGTATCTCCCCGGACTTGTCCGGGATGCCGTTGTCCTGGTCCCCGCCTTTCATGCGCGATCGCAAGATCGAATATGAAAACCGAGCCCGGGGCGGGGGCATTGCTGGTTGGGCTGGGGGTCTTCCGGAGACGGGAGGCCTTTTTCGTTGGCACGCTCCCCGGCGGCAATCGGGGAGCCTCTGTTTGAGGAGTTGGTCATGCGCACTGGCGTGATCGCGAAGAAGATGGGGATGACCCGGCTGTTTCAGGAGGATGGGCGCCATGTGCCCGTCACCGTGCTGCAGCTTGATGGTCTCCAGGTTATTTCCCGTCGTGAGACGGGTCGTGACGGCTATACGGCCGTCCAGCTTGGTGCAGGCAGCGCCAAGGCGAAGAATCTGACGAAGCCCGAGCGTGGCCACTTCGGCAAGGCCGAGGTCGAGCCCAAGGCGGTCGTCGCCGAGTTCCGCGTGACCGAGGAAAACCTCCTCGACGTCGGCGTGGAAATCTCGGCCGATCACTTTATCGCCGGGCAGCTGGTCGATATCCAGGGTCGTACCCAGGGTAAGGGCTTTGCCGGTGCCATGAAGCGCTGGAACTTCGGCGGCCTGCGCGCCACCCACGGCGTGTCCGTCTCGCACCGTTCGCACGGTTCGACCGGTCAGCGCCAGGATCCGGGCAAGGTCTTCAAGAACAAGAAGATGGCCGGCCACATGGGCGACCGCAACCGCACCCAGCAGAACCTCGAGATCGTCCGCACGGACGCCGAGCGTGGCCTGCTGTTCGTGAAGGGCTCGGTGCCCGGCTCGAAGGGTGGTTGGTTGTTCGTCAAGGACGCCGTGAAGGTCGATCTGCCGGAGGGCGTGCCCTTCCCGGCGGCGCTGCTGGATCGCAAGGCGCCGGTCGTCGAGCATGCTGCGGCTGGTCTGGTCGATGAGGCTGCCGTCCACGAAATCCCGGCGCTGCCGAGCGATGCGGAGGTCGCCGCCGGCGTCGCCGCCGCCGACGAGCATGGCGCTGGTGTTGCCGATCCCGATGCAGTGGCACCCGATGCCGCTGATCAGATCGGCACGGACAAGGAAGGCTGAGCACCATGAAGATCAAGGTTCTCAATCTCGACGCCAGCTCTGCCGGCGACATCGAGCTCAACGATGCAGTGTTCGGCCTCGAGCCGCGCGCCGACATCCTTCATCGTGTGGTGACCTGGCAGCTCGAGAAGCGCCGTGGCACCGCACGCCCGACCCGCGAGCGTTCCGACGTGGCGCGTACCGGCAAGCGTCTGGGCAACCAGAAGGGCGGCGGTACGGCTCGTCACGGTGACCGCGCCGCACCGATCTTCATCGGTGGTGGTAAGGCTCACGGTGCCCGCCTGCGTGACTTCAACCCGTCGCTGAACAAGAAGATTCGCGCGATGGGCCTGAAGATGGCGCTGTCGGCCAAGGCCAAGGACGGCTCGCTCGTCGTGGTCGATGCGCTCGACGTCGCCGAGGGCAAGACCCAGACGCTGGTCGGTCAGCTGGCCGCACTGGGCTTCGGCAAGAAGGCGCTGGTGATCGACGGCGAGGCGCTGAACGTCTCGTTCGCGCACGCTTCGTCGAACATCCGCGGCATCAACCTGATGCCGGCGGTGGGCGCCAACGTCTACGACATCCTGAACCATGACACGCTCGTGCTGACGCGCGCCGCTGTCGAGAAGCTGGAGGCGCGGTTCCATGGCTAAGGCCAAGCAGGAGCAGGGCGCGATCGACATCCGTCACTATGACGTGATCGTCGGCCCGCACATCACCGAGAAGTCCACCCTGGTCTCCGAGCACAACGCGGTTGTGTTCAAGGTTGCGGGCGACGCCACGAAGCCGGCCATCAAGGCCGCCGTCGAGGCGCTGTTCAACGTGACCGTGACCGCCGTCAACACGATGGTCGTCAAGGGCAAGACGAAGCGCTGGAAGGGGGCTCCCTACAAGCGCACCGACATGAAGAAGGCGATCGTGACGCTGGCCGAAGGCCAGTCCATCGACGTCACGACGGGGATCTGAGAGCCATGGCACTCAAGCATTACAACCCCACATCGCCGGCGCGTCGCGGACTCATCCTCGTCGATCGCTCGTCGCTGTGGAAGGGCAAGCCGGTCAAGTCGCTGGTCGAGGGTCTCCGCAAGTCGGGCGGCCGCAACAACCAGGGTCATGCGACCGCACGCGGCATCGCGGGCGGCCACAAGCAGAAGTATCGCTTCGTCGACTTCAAGCGTCGTCGCTGGGATGCGCCGGCGACCGTCGAGCGTCTGGAATACGATCCCAACCGTTCGGCCTTCATCGCACTGGTGAAGTACGAGGACGGTGAGCTGGCCTACATCCTGGCACCGCAGCGCCTGGCTCCCGGCGACTCCGTCGTCGCGGGCAAGAAGACCGACGTGAAGCCGGGCAATGCCATGGAAATCGGCCAGACCCCGGTCGGCACGATCGTCCACAATGTCGAGCTGAAGCCCGGCAAGGGCGGCCAGATCGCCCGCGCCGCCGGCACCTATGTGCAGGTCGTGGGTCGCGATCGCGGCATGGTGATCGTTCGCCTGAACTCGGGCGAGCAGCGCTTCATCCGTTCGGAGTGCATGTGCACCGTCGGTGCCGTGTCCAACCCGGACAACGGCAACACCAACCTCGCCAAGGCCGGTCGCAACCGCTGGCTCGGCCATCGTCCGCTCACCCGCGGCGTCGCCAAGAACCCGGTCGACCATCCGCACGGCGGTGGTGAAGGCCGGACCTCGGGCGGCCGTCACCCGGTCACGCCTTGGGGCAAGCCGACGAAGGGTGCCAAGACCCGGCACAACAAGTCGACCGACAAGATGATCATCCGTTCGCGTCACGCGAAGAAGAAGAGGTAATCGAGATGGCTCGTTCCGTCTGGAAGGGTCCGTTCGTGGACCTCAGCCTGCTCCGCAAGGCGCAG
This genomic window from Sphingomonas abietis contains:
- the rpsJ gene encoding 30S ribosomal protein S10, translated to MDTQNIRIRLKGFDHRVLDQATGEIADTARRTGALIRGPIPLPTHIDKFTVNRGPHIDKKSREQFEVRTYKRLLDIVQPTPQTVDALMKLDLAAGVAVEIKLA
- the tuf gene encoding elongation factor Tu; the protein is MAKAKFERNKPHCNIGTIGHVDHGKTSLTAAITKVLAETGGATFTSYANIDKAPEERERGITISTAHVEYETEARHYAHVDCPGHADYVKNMITGAAQMDGAILVVSATDGPMPQTREHILLARQVGVPQLVVFMNKVDLVDDPEILELVELEIRELLSKYDFDGDNIPVIPGSAVAALEDKTPEIGHDAVLKLMQAVDEFIPQPERPLDKAFLMPIEDVFSISGRGTVVTGRVETGIVKVGEEVEIVGINDTRKTVVTGVEMFRKLLDQGQAGDNIGALIRGVGREEVERGQVLCKPGSIKPHTEFKAEVYVLSKDEGGRHTPFFANYRPQFYFRTTDVTGTVELPEGTEMVMPGDNVSIGVKLIAPIAMDQGLRFAIREGGRTVGAGVVGTISK
- the rplB gene encoding 50S ribosomal protein L2 encodes the protein MALKHYNPTSPARRGLILVDRSSLWKGKPVKSLVEGLRKSGGRNNQGHATARGIAGGHKQKYRFVDFKRRRWDAPATVERLEYDPNRSAFIALVKYEDGELAYILAPQRLAPGDSVVAGKKTDVKPGNAMEIGQTPVGTIVHNVELKPGKGGQIARAAGTYVQVVGRDRGMVIVRLNSGEQRFIRSECMCTVGAVSNPDNGNTNLAKAGRNRWLGHRPLTRGVAKNPVDHPHGGGEGRTSGGRHPVTPWGKPTKGAKTRHNKSTDKMIIRSRHAKKKR
- the rplD gene encoding 50S ribosomal protein L4, producing the protein MKIKVLNLDASSAGDIELNDAVFGLEPRADILHRVVTWQLEKRRGTARPTRERSDVARTGKRLGNQKGGGTARHGDRAAPIFIGGGKAHGARLRDFNPSLNKKIRAMGLKMALSAKAKDGSLVVVDALDVAEGKTQTLVGQLAALGFGKKALVIDGEALNVSFAHASSNIRGINLMPAVGANVYDILNHDTLVLTRAAVEKLEARFHG
- the rplC gene encoding 50S ribosomal protein L3, with protein sequence MRTGVIAKKMGMTRLFQEDGRHVPVTVLQLDGLQVISRRETGRDGYTAVQLGAGSAKAKNLTKPERGHFGKAEVEPKAVVAEFRVTEENLLDVGVEISADHFIAGQLVDIQGRTQGKGFAGAMKRWNFGGLRATHGVSVSHRSHGSTGQRQDPGKVFKNKKMAGHMGDRNRTQQNLEIVRTDAERGLLFVKGSVPGSKGGWLFVKDAVKVDLPEGVPFPAALLDRKAPVVEHAAAGLVDEAAVHEIPALPSDAEVAAGVAAADEHGAGVADPDAVAPDAADQIGTDKEG
- a CDS encoding 50S ribosomal protein L23; the encoded protein is MAKAKQEQGAIDIRHYDVIVGPHITEKSTLVSEHNAVVFKVAGDATKPAIKAAVEALFNVTVTAVNTMVVKGKTKRWKGAPYKRTDMKKAIVTLAEGQSIDVTTGI